In Paenibacillus sp. FSL R7-0345, a single window of DNA contains:
- a CDS encoding ABC transporter ATP-binding protein, translated as MSEDLLRIEHLTTSFKIAGQYYAAVDDVTLTVKKNEILAIVGESGSGKSALAFSIMGLHTKAKIEGKVNYKGQDIVQMTPGMLNKVRGKEMSMIFQDPLAALNPLMIIGSQIEEVLLLHDTSLSKKQRKEKVLDLLTKVGIPRPEHTYHQYPYELSGGMRQRVIIAIAIANGPQLLLADEPTTALDVTIQLQILELIKKLKKDMQAGIILITHDLGVVSEMADRVAVMYAGQIVEIADIYTLTSNPQHPYTRSLFNSIPTVKEVKSRLHVIQGIVPSLKNLPRIGCRFAGRTPWIDASAHEENPQLHEIAPGHFVRCTCYRHFHFPDSTEEVGTDGIA; from the coding sequence TTGAGTGAAGACTTACTTCGAATTGAGCATTTAACGACATCCTTCAAAATTGCAGGGCAGTACTACGCTGCAGTTGATGATGTGACGCTCACTGTGAAGAAAAATGAGATTCTGGCGATCGTCGGAGAATCAGGTTCAGGCAAGAGCGCGCTTGCTTTTTCCATAATGGGCCTGCATACGAAGGCAAAGATTGAAGGGAAAGTGAATTACAAAGGGCAGGATATTGTCCAAATGACCCCCGGCATGCTGAATAAGGTCCGCGGCAAAGAAATGTCGATGATTTTTCAGGACCCTTTAGCTGCATTAAATCCGCTGATGATTATAGGCAGTCAGATCGAGGAAGTACTGCTGCTTCATGACACCAGCCTCTCCAAAAAACAGAGAAAAGAGAAAGTGCTCGATCTGTTGACAAAAGTGGGCATCCCCCGCCCTGAACATACATACCATCAATACCCTTATGAACTATCCGGCGGTATGCGCCAGCGCGTTATCATCGCTATCGCGATTGCAAACGGGCCGCAGCTGCTGCTTGCCGACGAACCTACAACGGCATTGGATGTGACCATTCAACTGCAGATTCTTGAGCTGATCAAAAAGCTTAAGAAGGATATGCAGGCAGGCATTATCCTTATCACCCATGATCTCGGGGTTGTCAGTGAAATGGCTGACCGTGTGGCCGTTATGTACGCAGGCCAAATCGTGGAGATTGCCGATATTTACACACTGACCTCTAATCCGCAGCATCCGTACACGAGATCCCTGTTCAACTCCATTCCTACTGTAAAAGAAGTGAAGTCAAGGCTGCATGTTATACAGGGGATTGTGCCTTCGCTTAAGAATCTGCCGCGCATCGGTTGCCGCTTTGCTGGAAGAACGCCTTGGATTGATGCTTCTGCGCATGAGGAGAATCCGCAGCTTCACGAAATTGCTCCGGGCCACTTTGTTCGCTGCACCTGCTACAGACATTTTCATTTCCCGGATAGCACGGAGGAGGTAGGCACCGATGGCATTGCTTGA